From a single Nicotiana tabacum cultivar K326 chromosome 8, ASM71507v2, whole genome shotgun sequence genomic region:
- the LOC107832155 gene encoding putative F-box/FBD/LRR-repeat protein At5g56810 isoform X1: MWIIANDIISIQKILAAMEGMEGTDQISELPVSILEHIQSLLVVKDALNTSTLSKAWNSAWASLSCLNFGDDIFSKSKNIVSRILADRQKQNISVRKFMVKLPYASLTSNYVDNWINILVACNIKELSIEVERTHTYIKLPEAIFAAKALNMLRLGGFKLELPSDGVKFSSLRELYLAESFLDEQLLQALCASCSNLEVLSLSGFHGPISLQVAGTLPKLRAVYLEDCPDQFQMVDIAAPNLKDLEISSFCEDLHVIKITACKSLKHLELLTVEAVTDQWLEELLPNIPNLEIFHLSCCSLWKTVNISSDRLKYFQVTACNNLIEVDLDTPNLLGFLSDVRYGEDTVDPLPTFNLKASNLLEACLCLIPETLDNPWYSKLIKSLGNFNHCNAITLCCENDKEIVIPKDMRENLLPPLYDAKCLRVTIMNPLNHSVVDVVDSLLWISPQLDSLYFGCGTEDLKTLKFTSRDAADDEDEKPCCASMPWKCWRHELKKVKLNNFTCTELQELRNYLLTNTDILEEIIEVPP, translated from the exons ATGTGGATTATTGCAAATGACATCATTTCGATTCAAA AAATTTTGGCAGCAATGGAAGGGATGGAAGGGACAGATCAAATTTCGGAACTGCCAGTGTCGATTTTGGAgcacattcagtctttacttgtTGTTAAAGATGCTCTGAACACTAGTACATTGTCCAAGGCTTGGAACAGTGCTTGGGCTTCCCTTTCCTGCTTAAATTTTGGTGATGATATTTTCAGCAAGTCAAAGAACATTGTGAGTCGAATTCTAGCAGATCGGCAAAAGCAGAACATTTCTGTGCGAAAGTTCATGGTAAAGTTACCATATGCTTCGTTAACctctaattatgtggataattggattaATATACTGGTAGCCTGTAATATCAAAGAGTTGTCTATAGAGGTTGAACGCACACACACTTACATCAAGTTGCCTGAAGCAATCTTTGCTGCCAAAGCTCTAAACATGCTTCGTTTAGGCGGATTTAAGCTCGAACTACCCTCTGATGGCGTAAAATTTTCATCTTTGCGAGAGTTATACCTTGCTGAATCGTTTCTGGACGAGCAATTACTTCAAGCTCTATGCGCAAGCTGTAGCAATTTAGAAGTTTTGTCTTTAAGTGGATTTCATGGACCAATCAGTTTACAAGTAGCAGGAACTTTACCTAAACTAAGGGCGGTATATTTGGAAGATTGCCCAGATCAATTCCAGATGGTTGATATTGCAGCGCCTAATCTTAAAGACCTTGAAATTAGCTCCTTTTGTGAGGACCTACATGTAATTAAGATAACTGCTTGCAAATCCCTAAAGCATTTGGAGCTCTTGACTGTTGAGGCTGTCACTGACCAATGGTTAGAGGAGCTTCTTCCAAATATACCCAACCTTGAAATCTTTCACTTATCTTGTTGTTCGTTGTGGAAGACCGTGAATATATCAAGTGATCGGCTCAAGTATTTCCAAGTAACTGCGTGCAATAATCTGATTGAGGTTGATTTAGATACTCCTAACTTACTAGGATTCTTATCTGATGTTCGTTATGGAGAAGATACTGTTGATCCCTTGCCCACATTCaatctgaaagcttcaaatctgcTGGAAGCTTGTCTCTGTTTGATCCCAGAAACCCTTGACAATCCTTGGTACTCTAAGCTGATAAAGTCTCTTGGTAACTTTAATCATTGCAATGCTATCACTCTATGCTGTGAGAATGACAAG GAGATAGTTATACCAAAAGACATGAGAGAGAACTTGCTTCCTCCACTTTATGATGCTAAGTGTTTGCGTGTAACAATTATGAATCCATTGAATCATTCAGTTGTGGACGTTGTGGATAGTTTGCTTTGGATTTCTCCTCAACTGGACAGCCTATATTTTGGCTGCGGGACTGAAGACTTAAAGACCCTGAAG TTTACATCCAGAGATGCAGCTGATGATGAAGACGAGAAACCTTGTTGTGCATCGATGCCTTGGAAATGTTGGAGGCATGAACTAAAGAAAGTTAAATTGAACAACTTTACATGTACGGAGCTGCAAGAGTTGAGAAACTACCTTCTCACAAATACAGATATATTGGAGGAAATAATTGAAGTTCCACCATAA
- the LOC107832155 gene encoding putative F-box/FBD/LRR-repeat protein At5g56810 isoform X2, translating to MWIIANDIISIQTMEGMEGTDQISELPVSILEHIQSLLVVKDALNTSTLSKAWNSAWASLSCLNFGDDIFSKSKNIVSRILADRQKQNISVRKFMVKLPYASLTSNYVDNWINILVACNIKELSIEVERTHTYIKLPEAIFAAKALNMLRLGGFKLELPSDGVKFSSLRELYLAESFLDEQLLQALCASCSNLEVLSLSGFHGPISLQVAGTLPKLRAVYLEDCPDQFQMVDIAAPNLKDLEISSFCEDLHVIKITACKSLKHLELLTVEAVTDQWLEELLPNIPNLEIFHLSCCSLWKTVNISSDRLKYFQVTACNNLIEVDLDTPNLLGFLSDVRYGEDTVDPLPTFNLKASNLLEACLCLIPETLDNPWYSKLIKSLGNFNHCNAITLCCENDKEIVIPKDMRENLLPPLYDAKCLRVTIMNPLNHSVVDVVDSLLWISPQLDSLYFGCGTEDLKTLKFTSRDAADDEDEKPCCASMPWKCWRHELKKVKLNNFTCTELQELRNYLLTNTDILEEIIEVPP from the exons ATGTGGATTATTGCAAATGACATCATTTCGATTCAAA CAATGGAAGGGATGGAAGGGACAGATCAAATTTCGGAACTGCCAGTGTCGATTTTGGAgcacattcagtctttacttgtTGTTAAAGATGCTCTGAACACTAGTACATTGTCCAAGGCTTGGAACAGTGCTTGGGCTTCCCTTTCCTGCTTAAATTTTGGTGATGATATTTTCAGCAAGTCAAAGAACATTGTGAGTCGAATTCTAGCAGATCGGCAAAAGCAGAACATTTCTGTGCGAAAGTTCATGGTAAAGTTACCATATGCTTCGTTAACctctaattatgtggataattggattaATATACTGGTAGCCTGTAATATCAAAGAGTTGTCTATAGAGGTTGAACGCACACACACTTACATCAAGTTGCCTGAAGCAATCTTTGCTGCCAAAGCTCTAAACATGCTTCGTTTAGGCGGATTTAAGCTCGAACTACCCTCTGATGGCGTAAAATTTTCATCTTTGCGAGAGTTATACCTTGCTGAATCGTTTCTGGACGAGCAATTACTTCAAGCTCTATGCGCAAGCTGTAGCAATTTAGAAGTTTTGTCTTTAAGTGGATTTCATGGACCAATCAGTTTACAAGTAGCAGGAACTTTACCTAAACTAAGGGCGGTATATTTGGAAGATTGCCCAGATCAATTCCAGATGGTTGATATTGCAGCGCCTAATCTTAAAGACCTTGAAATTAGCTCCTTTTGTGAGGACCTACATGTAATTAAGATAACTGCTTGCAAATCCCTAAAGCATTTGGAGCTCTTGACTGTTGAGGCTGTCACTGACCAATGGTTAGAGGAGCTTCTTCCAAATATACCCAACCTTGAAATCTTTCACTTATCTTGTTGTTCGTTGTGGAAGACCGTGAATATATCAAGTGATCGGCTCAAGTATTTCCAAGTAACTGCGTGCAATAATCTGATTGAGGTTGATTTAGATACTCCTAACTTACTAGGATTCTTATCTGATGTTCGTTATGGAGAAGATACTGTTGATCCCTTGCCCACATTCaatctgaaagcttcaaatctgcTGGAAGCTTGTCTCTGTTTGATCCCAGAAACCCTTGACAATCCTTGGTACTCTAAGCTGATAAAGTCTCTTGGTAACTTTAATCATTGCAATGCTATCACTCTATGCTGTGAGAATGACAAG GAGATAGTTATACCAAAAGACATGAGAGAGAACTTGCTTCCTCCACTTTATGATGCTAAGTGTTTGCGTGTAACAATTATGAATCCATTGAATCATTCAGTTGTGGACGTTGTGGATAGTTTGCTTTGGATTTCTCCTCAACTGGACAGCCTATATTTTGGCTGCGGGACTGAAGACTTAAAGACCCTGAAG TTTACATCCAGAGATGCAGCTGATGATGAAGACGAGAAACCTTGTTGTGCATCGATGCCTTGGAAATGTTGGAGGCATGAACTAAAGAAAGTTAAATTGAACAACTTTACATGTACGGAGCTGCAAGAGTTGAGAAACTACCTTCTCACAAATACAGATATATTGGAGGAAATAATTGAAGTTCCACCATAA
- the LOC107832155 gene encoding F-box/LRR-repeat protein At3g26922-like isoform X3: MEGMEGTDQISELPVSILEHIQSLLVVKDALNTSTLSKAWNSAWASLSCLNFGDDIFSKSKNIVSRILADRQKQNISVRKFMVKLPYASLTSNYVDNWINILVACNIKELSIEVERTHTYIKLPEAIFAAKALNMLRLGGFKLELPSDGVKFSSLRELYLAESFLDEQLLQALCASCSNLEVLSLSGFHGPISLQVAGTLPKLRAVYLEDCPDQFQMVDIAAPNLKDLEISSFCEDLHVIKITACKSLKHLELLTVEAVTDQWLEELLPNIPNLEIFHLSCCSLWKTVNISSDRLKYFQVTACNNLIEVDLDTPNLLGFLSDVRYGEDTVDPLPTFNLKASNLLEACLCLIPETLDNPWYSKLIKSLGNFNHCNAITLCCENDKEIVIPKDMRENLLPPLYDAKCLRVTIMNPLNHSVVDVVDSLLWISPQLDSLYFGCGTEDLKTLKFTSRDAADDEDEKPCCASMPWKCWRHELKKVKLNNFTCTELQELRNYLLTNTDILEEIIEVPP, encoded by the exons ATGGAAGGGATGGAAGGGACAGATCAAATTTCGGAACTGCCAGTGTCGATTTTGGAgcacattcagtctttacttgtTGTTAAAGATGCTCTGAACACTAGTACATTGTCCAAGGCTTGGAACAGTGCTTGGGCTTCCCTTTCCTGCTTAAATTTTGGTGATGATATTTTCAGCAAGTCAAAGAACATTGTGAGTCGAATTCTAGCAGATCGGCAAAAGCAGAACATTTCTGTGCGAAAGTTCATGGTAAAGTTACCATATGCTTCGTTAACctctaattatgtggataattggattaATATACTGGTAGCCTGTAATATCAAAGAGTTGTCTATAGAGGTTGAACGCACACACACTTACATCAAGTTGCCTGAAGCAATCTTTGCTGCCAAAGCTCTAAACATGCTTCGTTTAGGCGGATTTAAGCTCGAACTACCCTCTGATGGCGTAAAATTTTCATCTTTGCGAGAGTTATACCTTGCTGAATCGTTTCTGGACGAGCAATTACTTCAAGCTCTATGCGCAAGCTGTAGCAATTTAGAAGTTTTGTCTTTAAGTGGATTTCATGGACCAATCAGTTTACAAGTAGCAGGAACTTTACCTAAACTAAGGGCGGTATATTTGGAAGATTGCCCAGATCAATTCCAGATGGTTGATATTGCAGCGCCTAATCTTAAAGACCTTGAAATTAGCTCCTTTTGTGAGGACCTACATGTAATTAAGATAACTGCTTGCAAATCCCTAAAGCATTTGGAGCTCTTGACTGTTGAGGCTGTCACTGACCAATGGTTAGAGGAGCTTCTTCCAAATATACCCAACCTTGAAATCTTTCACTTATCTTGTTGTTCGTTGTGGAAGACCGTGAATATATCAAGTGATCGGCTCAAGTATTTCCAAGTAACTGCGTGCAATAATCTGATTGAGGTTGATTTAGATACTCCTAACTTACTAGGATTCTTATCTGATGTTCGTTATGGAGAAGATACTGTTGATCCCTTGCCCACATTCaatctgaaagcttcaaatctgcTGGAAGCTTGTCTCTGTTTGATCCCAGAAACCCTTGACAATCCTTGGTACTCTAAGCTGATAAAGTCTCTTGGTAACTTTAATCATTGCAATGCTATCACTCTATGCTGTGAGAATGACAAG GAGATAGTTATACCAAAAGACATGAGAGAGAACTTGCTTCCTCCACTTTATGATGCTAAGTGTTTGCGTGTAACAATTATGAATCCATTGAATCATTCAGTTGTGGACGTTGTGGATAGTTTGCTTTGGATTTCTCCTCAACTGGACAGCCTATATTTTGGCTGCGGGACTGAAGACTTAAAGACCCTGAAG TTTACATCCAGAGATGCAGCTGATGATGAAGACGAGAAACCTTGTTGTGCATCGATGCCTTGGAAATGTTGGAGGCATGAACTAAAGAAAGTTAAATTGAACAACTTTACATGTACGGAGCTGCAAGAGTTGAGAAACTACCTTCTCACAAATACAGATATATTGGAGGAAATAATTGAAGTTCCACCATAA